GAGATGTGAGGATTCGATATTAATCACCGCGTCAAATGATTGGTCGGGGAAGGGCAGATGCTCGGCATCGCCTTTGACGAATTCCAGGCCAGCCAGACGGTGCCGTTCTTGGCAGAACGCGATACCGATGGGGTTCAAGTCCAATGCGGTGTAGGAGGCCGGGTGCACGGTACGCACCAGGTAGGAGGCCCCGCCGCCGTGGCCGCAACCGACCTCTAGCACCCGCTTACCGGCAAGGTCGACCTGGGTCGCCGTCCGGTGATAAAGCTGAATGAAATACCGGTCGTGCTCATCGGAGGCCGACAGCGGCACGCCCATCGGCGGATCTTCCTCGTATCCGTAATTGAGGAACAACACGTCGTCCGAACGAAGCCGACGGGTCAGGTAGGGATAAAAATATTGGTATACGAACTGGATAAATTTCGCTTTGAGAGTCCAAAGCGGCGAAGGCCGAAATTCCGGGGCCTCGAGTTCCATGGACGGAGTGTAGTGCGGTGATCATCGACCCGCGCGAATTTATCCGAATTTCGCAATATCGACGCCGAGGCCACGAAACCCAGGCCCTAACCGGCTCTTCGCAATTGAGGGGCACCGGTGGTGGGCGGATATCTCCGCGCGGGTGGGGCGTGTCGTTTCGGTGAGGTGGGGCCTCGTGGGTGACGATGCGGGTTCCTACCCCTGAGCTTCGCCACACCACCGAGGTGACCCGTGCAGCGAACTCCCGCCTCCCGACAACAAGCGGCTCAAATCGAGCGTCCGTACACCGGCCAGCGGCCCACCCGTCACGACATCTCACGTGCTGCAGGGAACCTGGCTGCCCACGGTTCCAGCGGCAGCCGCGCGGCGTTGATCACGTAACTGATGGCGTGGTACCACCCGGCCGTTACGCACAGCTCGAGGATCTGCTCGTCGTCGACGTGCTCGGTCAACGCAGCGAACAACTCATCAGACACCCTGCTGGTGGCGTGCAGCTCGTCGGCAAGGCGGAACACCGCCCGTTCGGGCGGGCTCCACACCTCATCCTCCGCCGATCCGTGCACCGTGGAGGCCAGCTGCTTATCCGACAGGCCCAGCGGCCGCCCGAAGCCCGTCACGTGCACGCCCCACTCGTATTCCGCGCCGGTCAGCGCGCAGGTGCGGTGAATCATCACTTCCCGCAGCCGAGGATCGACCTTTCCCTTGCCCAAGATGCCCGCGCCCAACGGCCGCGCCCGCGCCGCCAGCTCCTCATGGCGGCCGAGGACGCGAAACAGCGCCAGCGGCTCCATACCGCTGCCCGGCGGCATCCACTTTTCCAAGAGCGCCGCAAGCGCCGGTTCGTAGGGGGGCTCCAACGGCGCGATACGTGCGACGGGATCAGTCATCGATTATGCTCCTGCTTCGGAATACGAAGCGTGACGTTAGCGCTTCGGAAAGCGAAGCGCAACTAGTGACTGACTCGATGAGGACTCCGCGCCCGAACCATCCCGTCCGCGGCTCGACCACCGGTGAACCGATCATGGCCTTGCTCGACTTGCTGGGACGCCGGTGGCTACTACGCATCATCTGGGAGCTGCGCACCGCCTCGATCACCTTCCGCGACCTGCAGCTGCGCTGCGGGCGCATCAGCTCGTCGGTACTCAACGACCGCCTCCAAGAACTTCGCGCTGCCGGCATTGTCGAACTAGACCGCGGCGGTTATGCCCTAACCGACGAGGGCCGTCGACTGCTCGTCCTCTATCCGCCGCTTCACGCCTGGGCCGAACGATGGGCACAACGCGACGCCGAAACGGCCACCGCCGCAACGACTCCTCTGTAGGAACATTCAGGTGCGTAAAGCGAGTTATCCGAAAACCGCCGAATCAGCTCAACGGTGTTCGGGAAGCACCTCGCCATGTCGGGCGATGCACTCTCGCTTACGAAGAGACCCCTAACCGTTGTAGCTGGCCACCTTTGCGGCGTGGTCGTCGAGTATCCGAAGCGATTCGTCAAGCGGCTTGGTCGGCAACAGCAACGCGACGCGTTCGTAACCCAAGCCTGCCAGCCCGTCCCAATAGTCCGGATCGGCCGGCGTGCCAAACGTTGCCAGCGGAACCGCCTTGCCCCCGCCCTCGCGCATTTGGTCGACCCGCTTGGTCAACCGCTCCACCGGAAGTGGGTTGGATATCCAACCGGCGTCATGGCGGATCACCCGCTTGACGGTGGCGTCCGAGTCACCGCCGATGAAGATCGGCGGGTGCGGTTTTTGAACCGGTTTGGGGCGTTGGTAAGAAGCGTCGAAGTTGACGTACTTGCCGTGATACTCAGCGGGTTCGGTTGTCCACAGCGCTTTGATGGCCTCGATGCGTTCGTCGAGCAGTGCGCCACGCGTCTTCGGGTCAGTTCCGTGATTGCGCAACTCCTCGATGTTCCATCCCGCACCCACACCAAACACGAAGCGCCCACCGGAGATCAGGTCGATACTGGCGGCCTCTTTGGCCGTGGTGATCGGATCGCGTTCAATCAGCAGCGCGATCCCGGTGAACAACTCGATCGACGAGGTCACCGCGGCTGCCGCGGCCAACGTCACGAATGGGTCGAGGGTCCGGTAGTAGATCGAGGGCAGCTTGCCACCCTGCGGATACGGAGACTCCCGACTCGCCGGAATGTGCGTGTGCTCCGCGATCACCAGCGACTCGAAGCCCCGCTCTTCGATGGCGCGTGCCAGCGAGATCGTGTCGATGGTGTCGTCGTTGACGAACGTCGCGATTCCGAATTTCATGCTCGCCCCTGTCTGCCGGTCGTGACTCGACGCGTACCCGTCAACCAACACCCGCACGCACGACGCTAATCCCCGGGCCGCCCGCCGTCGGCACACGAGCACCATTGGCGTGTGGGGGGCCTACAGCGGCTCGCCGATATCGGGAAGCAACGCGTGTCTCCGGCTTGCGTTGTCTTCAGGATGTCGATCTCCACCGCCGAGAAATTCCCTGGCGAAAAACGCAAGGGAAACCTCACCGGCTCGACTTCCAGTACTCCGGCCCGCCCATCTCGAGAATGCCTTTGTGTGCGATGGGAAAATACTTCTGGATGCGCTCCCGCACCGATTCAAGCAATTGACTAGTCGTCGGAAAATCGACATTCAGGTTGTCTTTCCTGATTTCCTCGAGTGGAACTCCCTGCCGAATCGCAAACCTGGGAAGGTATTGCCACTTCCCAGACTGATCGTGGGGACCGAACACCTTTGGGGCATCCAATGGGGCAATCATGCAATTGATCGAACCGTCCCTGGTCGAGTCATAGATTTGGATTCTGCAATCCTTCGAACGGAAGAACACAACAGAGCCCTTTCGGCCCCATTCATCCACATCATCGTCGAACTCATCCAACTGAAAACCAAGGTCAGTCAATAAGGGCTCGACGATAGACCGGACTCCTACCAAGAACTCTTGTGTCATCTCGGACCCCCCGGGATACGCACCCACGAATCTCCGACTTGCTGATAACCGTATGTCGCGGCATTGCTCTTCAAGAACACAATTTCCTTGGCGGAATAGGAATTCGGATCTAGCGTCATCAGCTCCTCAACACTACCAACTCCCTGCGGTAAATGGTATTCGATCCGAGGGACGCCGCTCTCCATTTGGCCACGGAGGAATTGCTCGTTGACCGGCCAGACGAGGCCGTGCTCTTCTACCTTGCTAAGCCCGAACGCCATCGCGTCCCAAGCCGGGTCGCCAGTGTTGAAGTAGATTCCGCCCTGGCCTCTGGCTTCGCCGATGTAGCCGCCCTCCAGCCCGCCGTATTTGCCCAAGACGACCCGGTCCGGGTTTTCACCGACGTAGTGAGTCGACATTTCAGCGATTTGCCGACTGAGCTCTGTGGTGGGTTCTCCGTGCATGAACGCCGCGTACAAATCTTGCCCTGCTTGGTCTGCAAACGGGTGGAAGCCGATTGGTTGTTCGAAACCGACCGGCGTGTGTGGCAAATGCGTTGGGCCGTAATCGATTGCGGCGGCGGCATCAATGTCTGCCAATTTTCCAACGCCTGCCGCTTCCGGGCCGAAGAGCATCGCGGGCAAGGAGACCGCGGCGTCGGCGGATTTGCCGCCAAGATAGTAGGCCGGACTCGGCGAATTCAGGGCGTTTTGCACTTCGCCGATCGCCGCCCCCGCCGGGTTTTGGACAGTCTCGACCGTGCCTTGGATCATTTGCTTCCACGCGTCAAGCGCGCCCGGTAATCCGCGGTTTCCCACCCCGAGGAGGTTGTGAACGTTCTCTTCGGTTGCAAACCAGCGGTCGGCGAATCCTTCACCGAATCCCGGCGGTGGCGAAGCCTTGGGCTCGGGAGGCAGGTAGGGAGCAATTCCGCCCTGGTCGATCCACCGCTGTGCGCCGGCCACCGCTTCGTTCACGCGTGCTTCGATCTGATCCGGCGGCACGCCATCGCCGAGCATCACCTTGCGCAACAATGCCTTAGCGCTTTCCAACTCCGCCGGGCTCGGCTGCGGCAGCGGAACGGGCCCTCCGGGCAACAGCATTTCCTGCAGCGACCGCGGCTTGCCTCCGGCTGCGGGGACCGGCGGGCCCTTCGGAAGCGGCGTGCCGCCCGGCGCCATGGCCGTCGGAGCCGGCGAGTCCTTAGGCGGGGTACCGCCAGGCGGGGTGTCAGCGGCGCCGGCGGGCATCAACATGTCTTGCCATGTGTTCGGCTTGCCTCCGGGCGCGGCGGCGTCCTTCGGCGGGGCGCCTCCCGGCGCACCGTCCGCGCCGCCAGCGGGCGTCAACATGTCTTGCCAAGTCTTCGGCTTGCCCGCGGGCGCCTGGTTCGGTGTGCCTTGGGGCGCCGGGGCACCACCCGACGCGGATCCGGGAGCACCCGGCGGGGCTGCGCCGACGGCAGCACCGATCGCCGTGGCGAGCTCGTGATCGGCGGTGTGGGCGTGCACCTTGCAGGCGTCGAGGTCTCCCTGCAGGTTCTGCAGCTTGTAGGCGAGATCGAGTCGATCCGCTGGAATCCCCGCGGGGCCGACGTCGATTCGCCAGTCCGGCGTGATGGACCAACCGTTAGCCTGGGCGGCGCGTTCGATGTCATCCAGCTCGCGTTTGCACGCGCTCACATCCGCCTCGGCGCGCGACACCGCCGCCGCCACCTGCTGGGATTCCGCGCCATCCGCCTCGATGTCGCGGCGAATCTTTCCTACGTCGACGCGAAATGCGTCGCCTGCTTCACCTTGCCACTCGGCGAGCACGTTGTGGGCCTGCTGCAGGCTCTCCCCCAAGCGCTGCAACGTATTTGCGCGTCCGGTGGCCGTCTCGAACACTGCTCGAATGGCGTTCAGATCCCAGCGCTTGACGTCTGCTGGAGTCAGCGACCCCACGCGCTACCCCTGTTCCCGCACCGACCTGAGCAGGCTGGCCGAATCGTCATCGTTCGTGGCGAAACTGACCATCGCTTCGGCGACGTGGGTCCCCAATCCGCCTACCTGAAGCTTGTGTTGACTGTGCCTGGCCTCCCACCGCGCCGCCAGCTGACCCAAGGCGAGTTGCGAGGACCCGGCCCAGCCCGGCGCGGCATCGGCCAGCACGTCTTCATGGCCGACGAATTCCACGGCGGCCTCGCCGATCCCATTGAGCACATGATTGCTGCCAACGTGCAGCGCAACGAGATCGACATCCAACTCATCAGCCACGATGGCCCCCCTCTCGGTCCCCGGCACCGCGCCGTGAAGCTTAGCTGGTTTTGCGAAGCGGCGCCCCTCACCTTTAGCGCGAACCCGTTGCGGGCGTGGGCTGGATGCGGACCTTCTCGACACTCAGTCAGCGCCCATTCATTAGCCAACGCAAGAACTATTTGCCGCCCATCGGAAGACTGTTGTAGTGATCTACGGCGGCGCAAACGCGGCTATTGCGCTACCTCAGCCCGGACAATGCCAGCTCATCCAAGAGATCAAACCCACACCGTGTCTTCAGGTTTCGGCATTCAGCGCACGTGCGCCTAGCCGGCGATCTTGGCAATCTGAGCGTCGGACAACTTCGCGACCCCTCCCGGCAGGGGCCAAACGTAGGCATGAACGGAATCCAAGAACGAGGGACTGCTCCCGTCGGTCACGGCCCAGTGGAGAAACGCCTGCAGCGTCTGCGCCGTGGCGGGATCCTTCTGGTTGCCGTAGACGACAGCGTACAGATAGCTCACGATCGGGTACCCGCCCGCGGCGGGCGCGTTGACCAGCGAGATCGACTGGTTCGGCGGGGTCTGTGAGGCCAAGCTGGCCGCTGCGGCGCCAATGCTCTGGGCGTCGGCGAGCAGGAAATTGCCCGCAGCGTTACCCAATTGGGCTTCACCCAGTCCCTTCTGGTGGGCCACGTCGAGGTAGCCGCTGCCGTGATAGGTGACACAGCCGGGGTTCGCGGCGCAGTCGTTCAGCATGCCCGCCTTGCCCTCGGCATCGTCTTCAACCCGTGCACCCGGTACCGCCGGAAACTCGACGGTGGTGCCCGCGCCGGGCGACTTGCCCCAGCCGTCGGGGTCTTGCTTCGCCAGATACTGGGTGAACAAGAATGTGTCGCCGGACCCGTCGGAACGATGGAGCGGAATCACCGCGGTAGCAGGCAAGTTCACGCCGGGGTTGAGAGCGGCGATCTGCGGGTCGTTCCAGGTTTTGATCGTGCCCCGGTAGATCGCCGCCAAGACTTTGCCATCCAGCTTGAGGTGCTCGGTGATGCCGGGCAGGTTGTAGCTGACGTGCAGCGCCGAAACGGCCACGGCGACGTTCATCAGCCCCGGGTGCGCGGCCATGTCGGCTTCGGACAGGTAGGCGCCGGAGGCGCCGATGTTGACCTCGCCGGCGGCCGCTTGCGAGATTCCGAAATCGGACAAGGTGCCGTCGGTTGTGATCGTGACGTTGGGATATTTCAGGTGATACGCCGAGGCCCATGCATCGATCAACGGGTAGAGATCTTTGGAACCGGTCTCCCACAACGTCACCTTTGACGTCGCGGGGGCAGTGGCAACGGACGCCGTAGCTGACCCGGACGGACCCCCTGGCTTGCCTGATCCGCAGGCCGCGACCAACGCCAGCGACACAACCACCAACACCGTGCGGTAGCGAATTTTCACGTCCTCACCTTCGTTTTCGGCTCCTCGCGGGACACGTACTGTAAGCGTGCGACAGCGCCGTCGCCGGACAACGTTGTTTGTCGTCGTTC
The Mycobacterium sp. 050128 genome window above contains:
- the mtf2 gene encoding fatty-acid O-methyltransferase Mtf2 is translated as MELEAPEFRPSPLWTLKAKFIQFVYQYFYPYLTRRLRSDDVLFLNYGYEEDPPMGVPLSASDEHDRYFIQLYHRTATQVDLAGKRVLEVGCGHGGGASYLVRTVHPASYTALDLNPIGIAFCQERHRLAGLEFVKGDAEHLPFPDQSFDAVINIESSHLYREFPRFLDEVARVLRPGGHFLYADFRFADTVADWEKELANAPLTMLSHTTINEQVVRGMEKNSQWWVRAVDRLVPAILHRWLLVHGYVLVWRVYQDMQSGGSTDYRMYCFAKA
- a CDS encoding carboxymuconolactone decarboxylase family protein, which encodes MTDPVARIAPLEPPYEPALAALLEKWMPPGSGMEPLALFRVLGRHEELAARARPLGAGILGKGKVDPRLREVMIHRTCALTGAEYEWGVHVTGFGRPLGLSDKQLASTVHGSAEDEVWSPPERAVFRLADELHATSRVSDELFAALTEHVDDEQILELCVTAGWYHAISYVINAARLPLEPWAARFPAAREMS
- a CDS encoding winged helix-turn-helix transcriptional regulator; the encoded protein is MRTPRPNHPVRGSTTGEPIMALLDLLGRRWLLRIIWELRTASITFRDLQLRCGRISSSVLNDRLQELRAAGIVELDRGGYALTDEGRRLLVLYPPLHAWAERWAQRDAETATAATTPL
- a CDS encoding LLM class F420-dependent oxidoreductase → MKFGIATFVNDDTIDTISLARAIEERGFESLVIAEHTHIPASRESPYPQGGKLPSIYYRTLDPFVTLAAAAAVTSSIELFTGIALLIERDPITTAKEAASIDLISGGRFVFGVGAGWNIEELRNHGTDPKTRGALLDERIEAIKALWTTEPAEYHGKYVNFDASYQRPKPVQKPHPPIFIGGDSDATVKRVIRHDAGWISNPLPVERLTKRVDQMREGGGKAVPLATFGTPADPDYWDGLAGLGYERVALLLPTKPLDESLRILDDHAAKVASYNG
- a CDS encoding RNA 2'-phosphotransferase, with protein sequence MADELDVDLVALHVGSNHVLNGIGEAAVEFVGHEDVLADAAPGWAGSSQLALGQLAARWEARHSQHKLQVGGLGTHVAEAMVSFATNDDDSASLLRSVREQG
- the pstS gene encoding phosphate ABC transporter substrate-binding protein PstS codes for the protein MKIRYRTVLVVVSLALVAACGSGKPGGPSGSATASVATAPATSKVTLWETGSKDLYPLIDAWASAYHLKYPNVTITTDGTLSDFGISQAAAGEVNIGASGAYLSEADMAAHPGLMNVAVAVSALHVSYNLPGITEHLKLDGKVLAAIYRGTIKTWNDPQIAALNPGVNLPATAVIPLHRSDGSGDTFLFTQYLAKQDPDGWGKSPGAGTTVEFPAVPGARVEDDAEGKAGMLNDCAANPGCVTYHGSGYLDVAHQKGLGEAQLGNAAGNFLLADAQSIGAAAASLASQTPPNQSISLVNAPAAGGYPIVSYLYAVVYGNQKDPATAQTLQAFLHWAVTDGSSPSFLDSVHAYVWPLPGGVAKLSDAQIAKIAG